The proteins below come from a single Lodderomyces elongisporus chromosome 3, complete sequence genomic window:
- the HHT1_3 gene encoding histone H3.1 → MARTKQTARKSTGGKAPRKQLASKAARKSAPSTGGVKKPHRYKPGTVALREIRRFQKSTELLIRKLPFQRLVREIAQDFKTDLRFQSSAIGALQEAVEAYLVGLFEDTNLCAIHAKRVTIQKKDIQLARRLRGERS, encoded by the coding sequence atggctAGAACTAAGCAAACAGCAAGAAAATCCACTGGTGGTAAAGCCCcaagaaaacaattggCTTCTAAAGCTGCTAGAAAGTCAGCACCATCTACCGGTGGTGTCAAGAAGCCACACAGATATAAGCCAGGTACCGTTGCCTTGAGAGAAATTCGTAGATTCCAAAAGTCTACTGAATTGTTGATCAGAAAATTGCCATTCCAAAGATTGGTTAGAGAAATTGCTCAAGACTTCAAGACCGACTTGAGATTCCAATCTTCTGCTATTGGTGCTTTGCAAGAAGCCGTTGAAGCTTACTTGGTTGGTTTATTCGAAGACACCAACTTGTGTGCTATCCACGCCAAGAGAGTCACTATCCAAAAGAAGGATATCCAATTGGCCAGAAGATTGAGAGGTGAGAGATCATAA
- the HHF1_3 gene encoding Histone H4 — translation MSGRGKGGKGLGKGGAKRHRKILRDNIQGITKPAIRRLARRGGVKRISALIYEEIRVVLKQFLENVIRDAVTYTEHAKRKTVTSLDVVYALKRQGRTLYGFGG, via the coding sequence ATGTCTGGTagaggaaaaggaggaaaaggtTTGGGAAAAGGTGGTGCTAAGAGACACAGAAAGATTTTGAGAGACAACATCCAAGGTATTACAAAGCCAGCTATCAGAAGATTGGCAAGAAGAGGTGGTGTTAAGCGTATCTCTGCCTTGATCTACGAAGAAATCAGAGTTGTCCTTAAACAATTCTTGGAAAACGTCATTAGAGATGCTGTTACCTATACTGAACACGCCAAGAGAAAGACCGTTACTTCATTGGATGTCGTTTATGCTTTGAAGAGACAAGGTAGAACCTTGTACGGTTTCGGTGGTTAA
- the omh4 gene encoding O-glycoside alpha-1,2-mannosyltransferase 4 (CAZy:GT15), producing the protein MSRSNTTPIKNLKYIFRSPKLFPIFLVTFVILFVTLRLRDYIQLHNDPYWINYQIRTPSIQQQEREIKKMTQRRLDTRIDSPFQYGCKAPESLAPGKLGKANAAFVMLCRNSEIEGVLNSIQSMERHFNQWYNYPWIFLNNDEFTEEFKAAVLQHTHSDSDIQFGKIDAQDWDFPNDVDQDELYEWIESQGDRKILYGNMVSYHKMCRFYSGKFYQHPLVKKLDWYWRVEPDVEFFCDLTYDPFLEMEKRGKKYGFNVMLPDLYYSIPGLFRHVQAFIKQRGITPKSSWRLFTHDKRDFLADVGAGEGQENWATPSVYDGMTNEQEIKTEVQDQIYLSKFLHDLKDKDESVFQKYPQIAQRLISESKKSPQLHEDFLHHQEYNLCHFWSNFEMARVDLFTSETYQDLFNYLDKSGGFYKERWGDAPVHSLAVGMMLDLKEIHYFRDIGYRHGTFVHCPANAPGEQLAYEPSTNLPRQFESEHKGGGLSDKPRFNGVGCRCKCPTKYMFRSTPHHDMENSGCMEKWAMFTQNSYRVPKKISVSKWKKRITKMIDSKLKMGGKLGDSVV; encoded by the coding sequence ATGCTGCGAAGTAACACTACACCGATTaaaaacttgaaatatATTTTTAGATCACCTAAACTATTTCCCATTTTCCTCGTGACCTTTGTTATACTATTTGTTACACTTCGACTACGGGATTATATTCAGTTGCATAATGACCCTTATTGGATAAATTATCAAATACGAACACCATCGATCCAACAGCAGGAGCGtgagataaagaaaatgacCCAGCGTCGATTGGACACAAGAATAGATTCGCCATTCCAATATGGATGTAAGGCGCCCGAATCTTTAGCACCAGGCAAACTCGGAAAAGCCAATGCAGCATTTGTTATGCTTTGTCGAAACTCCGAGATTGAAGGTGTGCTCAATAGCATTCAGTCAATGGAGCGACATTTTAATCAATGGTATAATTATCCGTGGATTTTTCTTAATAACGACGAGTTTACCGAGGAGTTTAAAGCTGCAGTGCTACAACACACGCACTCCGATTCCGATATTCAGTTTGGTAAGATTGACGCTCAAGATTGGGATTTTCCCAATGATGTGGATCAAGACGAGTTGTACGAGTGGATAGAACTGCAAGGTGATCGAAAAATCTTGTATGGAAATATGGTCAGCTATCACAAGATGTGTCGTTTTTACCTGGGAAAATTTTACCAACACCCGTTGGTTAAGAAATTGGATTGGTATTGGAGAGTCGAGCCAGATGTCGAGTTCTTTTGTGATTTAACGTATGATCCATTTTTGGAGATGGaaaaaagggggaaaaaGTATGGTTTTAATGTCATGCTTCCCGATTTGTATTATAGTATCCCGGGGTTGTTTCGACATGTGCAGGCGTTTATTAAACAGCGTGGTATTACTCCTAAATCGAGTTGGCGATTGTTTACACACGACAAGAGGGATTTTCTTGCCGATGTAGGCGCAGGAGAAGGACAGGAAAATTGGGCAACGCCTTCTGTTTATGATGGAATGACAAATGAACAGGAAATCAAAACTGAAGTGCAGGACCAAATCTATTTATCCAAATTCCTTCATGATCTCAAAGACAAGGATGAATCGGTATTTCAAAAGTATCCGCAAATTGCACAACGTCTCATCTCTGAGAGTAAGAAATCGCCTCAGCTTCACGAAGATTTCCTCCATCACCAAGAGTATAATTTATGTCATTTTTGGTCTAATTTCGAGATGGCCCGAGTTGACTTGTTTACCTCGGAAACGTATCAAGATTTATTCAACTATTTGGACAAATCGGGTGGCttttacaaagaaagatggGGTGATGCGCCTGTGCATTCGTTAGCTGTTGGGATGATGCTCGATTTGAAAGAAATTCATTATTTCAGAGATATAGGGTATCGTCATGGCACATTTGTTCATTGTCCTGCAAATGCACCAGGTGAACAACTAGCTTATGAGCCTAGTACGAATTTACCAAGACAATTCGAGAGTGAACACAAGGGTGGTGGTTTATCTGATAAACCTAGGTTCAATGGTGTAGGGTGTAGATGCAAGTGTCCAACAAAGTACATGTTTCGTTCTACTCCACATCATGATATGGAAAACCTGGGATGTATGGAGAAATGGGCCATGTTCACACAAAACTCGTACCGAGTTCCAAAGAAGATAAGCGTGCTGaaatggaagaaaagaatcaCCAAGATGATTGATCTGAAATTAAAGATGGGTGGAAAATTGGGAGATCTGGTTGTTTGA
- the SDS3 gene encoding histone deacetylase and transcriptional regulator: protein MEDHQKRNGAASAATATTAATDTVVVSKRDKRKSNIATRLNKLELTFKNDRDMFYRNSLHDLQNKLASLQQGTDEEYLTQKIQLEETRDYELTKLRLWEEYQVKRVEKEYLSDMERAQENYDRMIKLIKEKLYDKLQKQIKNLKEDKYLLNVLNSNSYNNNNNSNNSLNGSGSGTGTGTGTGGGSCDSAFVAQAVNLRLRKRDHTGLSDIDDLSDGGGGPGTRSGRETGGGNGSSASLYHHNGSGYLSSSSKRRKPYTRYSSNDEMSSSNASATPRFNKNHINNHHNSATSGHGSGYESNLSDKDYDALNTLIMEDGNFIYDSMGGGKENGNGNGVGGSGSGNGSGSSSHRVQTRGSHKQFVGPQGLKAEELNEDLALLRTAIVKKER, encoded by the exons ATGGAAGACCatcaaaagagaaatggaGCTGCATCTGCAGctacagcaacaacagcagcaacagata CAGTTGTTGTCAGCAAACGAGACAAGAGGAAAAGCAATATTGCTACTCGATTGAACAAACTCGAGCTCACATTCAAAAATGATCGAGATATGTTTTATCGCAATAGCTTGCATGATTTACAAAATAAATTGGCCAGCTTGCAACAAGGTACCGATGAGGAGTACCTTACACAAAAGATCCAACTAGAAGAGACAAGAGATTATGAATTGACCAAATTACGATTGTGGGAAGAGTATCAAGTGAAACgtgttgaaaaagagtaTCTCTCGGATATGGAGCGGGCCCAGGAGAATTACGATCGAATGATTAAACTTATAAAGGAGAAATTGTATGATAAATTACAGAAACAGATTAAGAATTTGAAAGAAGACAAGTATTTGCTTAATGTGTTGAATAGCAAtagctacaacaacaacaacaacagcaataatAGCCTCAATGGAAGTGGCTCGGGAACGGGAACGGGAACGGGAACGGGAGGAGGCAGTTGTGATTCAGCATTTGTAGCACAAGCAGTGAATCTTCGGTTACGGAAACGCGATCACACTGGGTTGAGCGATATAGACGATTTGTCGGACGGAGGTGGTGGACCCGGAACCAGAAGTGGAAGAGAAACTGGTGGAGGAAATGGTTCTTCTGCTTCATTGTATCATCACAATGGCCTGGGCTACTTATCACTGAGTTCAAAACGGAGAAAACCATATACGAGATATTCATCCAATGACGAAATGTCTAGCTCAAATGCTAGTGCCACACCACGATTTAACAAAAACCACATCAATAACCACCATAATAGTGCAACCAGTGGACATGGAAGCGGTTATGAATCCAATTTAAGTGACAAGGACTATGATGCGCTCAATACCTTGATTATGGAAGATGGAAATTTCATATATGACAGTATGGGTGGAGGCAAAGAAAATGGCAATGGGAATGGTGTAGGTGGAAGTGGAAGTGGAAATGGCAGTGGAAGCAGCAGTCATAGAGTCCAAACTAGAGGATCACATAAACAATTTGTTGGACCACAAGGATTGAAAGCGGAGGAGTTGAATGAAGATTTGGCTCTTTTGCGCACAGCCATAgtcaagaaagaaaggtga
- the SPT10 gene encoding Protein spt10 has translation MPTITDRYTVLLKDGVTTATIYPISINDNIPYGLLHFLYEEYNMEIERGETLPFFDPLSIEEFSNYWFESFAAVMCLGDLPLVVNGDSHQDNFHDVDDREWEKECLGAFYIKPNFPGRRCAHICTAEFIVNAGIRGKGIGRTLTDCFLQWAPKLGYTYTMFNLVFESNAAARKLWESLNFKRVGKIANAAYVKGSEIPVDAIIYGRDLMPKPVTGGDSSAYRFDQLKYYLETGKYPTTADKQEKARLRASAVKYSVENGKLMFKGKEVIADPDQQLRICQDAHRSNGHCGINRATTLIAEKYHWTRIKETMGVVVKNCTQCTKSSQTNEESVSLLRPTKKRRINEQTQNGNKSGAGKDNELEADSREGVGLSAHLRAVVSEVQANHREEYRPSYAEVAASSLTNYPSYIRSSSKSNSNSKIRNSTTTSTTAPALVTTQDADLEAEVVRPRVKKYH, from the coding sequence ATGCCCACCATCACTGACAGGTATACCGTGCTACTCAAAGATGGCGTAACCACAGCTACAATCTACCCAATCTCCATCAATGATAACATCCCGTATGGTCTCTTGCATTTTCTATACGAGGAGTATAATATGGAGATAGAAAGAGGTGAGACCTTACCATTTTTTGACCCTCTATCCATTGAGGAATTTTCAAACTACTGGTTTGAATCATTTGCAGCTGTTATGTGTTTAGGAGATCTCCCCCTAGTGGTAAATGGAGACAGTCACCAGGATAACTTtcatgatgttgatgatagAGAATGGGAAAAGGAGTGCCTTGGCGCATTCTACATCAAACCAAACTTCCCTGGACGACGATGTGCTCACATTTGTACAGCCGAGTTTATAGTAAATGCTGGTATTCGAGGCAAGGGAATAGGTAGGACATTAACAGACTGCTTTTTGCAATGGGCACCAAAATTGGGATATACATATACCATGTTCAACTTGGTATTTGAAAGTAATGCGGCGGCAAGAAAGCTTTGGGAGTCACTTAATTTTAAAAGAGTGGGTAAGATAGCCAATGCCGCATATGTCAAGGGTAGCGAAATTCCCGTTGACGCAATCATTTATGGAAGAGATTTGATGCCCAAACCTGTAACTGGTGGTGATTCTAGTGCTTATAGATTTGACCAGCTCAAGTATTACTTGGAGACGGGGAAGTATCCAACTACGGCCgataaacaagaaaaggCCCGTTTGAGGGCTAGCGCAGTGAAATATAGTGTGGAGAATGGAAAGTTGATGTTTAAAGGTAAAGAGGTGATTGCTGATCCCGATCAACAATTGAGGATATGTCAGGATGCACATCGCAGTAATGGTCATTGTGGGATAAATCGAGCCACAACACTTATTGCAGAGAAATACCACTGGACAAGgataaaagaaacaatgGGCGTTGTGGTGAAGAATTGCACACAATGTACCAAGTCTTCTCAAACAAACGAGGAGTCGGTTTCATTACTTCGTCCAACTAAGAAAAGACGAATTAATGAGCAAACTCaaaatggaaataaaaGTGGAGCTGGAAAAGACAATGAATTGGAAGCTGATAGCAGAGAAGGTGTGGGTCTTAGTGCACATTTACGAGCAGTAGTCTCAGAAGTGCAAGCTAACCACAGAGAAGAGTATCGACCGTCATATGCAGAAGTTGCTGCTTCATCACTAACAAACTATCCGCTGTACATcagaagcagcagcaaaagCAACAGTAACAGCAAAATCAGGAATAGTACCACCACTAGTACTACTGCTCCAGCTTTAGTTACCACTCAGGATGCAGATCTTGAAGCAGAAGTCGTACGCCCAAGAGTTAAAAAATACCACTAG